In one window of Lacticaseibacillus casei DSM 20011 = JCM 1134 = ATCC 393 DNA:
- a CDS encoding PTS sugar transporter subunit IIA, whose translation MNEVNVTTDVHTDVAVPADKHAALGTIATILSTNRPISADELRDNLIAREDESSTGFGNGVAIPHAKVNGLTEPFVGVVTFKQPVAWDSLDGQPVSIAIVLVMPDQNGADKLHLKMLSKLARKLMDDDFIKALKDAQHEGSQMTKVLDQVL comes from the coding sequence TTGAATGAAGTTAATGTCACCACTGATGTCCACACCGATGTTGCCGTCCCTGCCGATAAACATGCAGCACTTGGGACCATTGCAACGATTTTAAGCACGAACCGCCCAATTTCAGCTGATGAGTTGCGTGATAACCTCATTGCACGCGAAGACGAAAGCAGCACGGGATTTGGTAACGGCGTAGCTATCCCACACGCCAAGGTCAACGGATTAACTGAACCTTTTGTTGGCGTCGTGACGTTTAAACAGCCTGTTGCGTGGGATTCTTTGGACGGTCAGCCTGTCTCGATCGCCATTGTCCTGGTAATGCCAGATCAAAACGGTGCGGATAAGCTGCATTTGAAAATGTTGTCGAAACTGGCGCGTAAGTTAATGGATGATGATTTTATCAAAGCCTTGAAGGACGCGCAGCACGAAGGTTCACAAATGACCAAAGTACTGGATCAAGTTTTGTAA
- a CDS encoding PTS fructose transporter subunit IIC: MASFVGVTKCPVGIAHTYMAAEKLQKTGQTDGYKVKVETQGASGTEDNLTADEIKAADFVVLAIDVAIDGMERFVGKRVVFSTTAEAIKDPQKLVDEGKHADVYTGEKQHTAENEADAESEDTAHEQSPVIKQLLNGVSHMIPFVVIGGLFIALSIALGGHATAKGMVVAPNTIWSTMNQIGNIGFSLMIPILAGFIAYAIAGRAALAPAMVGAMVSNTPAILGTKAGTGFLGAILVGYAAGYLTKWMNSWPIPKSLRAVMPIFVIPLLGTAIISAAFVYLLGSPISWLMTALQNLLTFLSKSPSTSVVLGLVLGAMVSIDMGGPINKVAFLFGVASITAGTPEIMGAVACAIAVPPLSSGIATLFKSELTSDEEKTAGVSAILMGLIGITEGAIPLATAHPKQVFPGIIIGSGVASAVGMVFHITDAVPHGGPIVGVLGATNNLGLFFLSILIGVIVSTAIIVFLKQRAVAHQKSMASAE, from the coding sequence ATGGCAAGTTTTGTTGGTGTTACCAAATGTCCGGTTGGCATTGCCCACACCTATATGGCAGCCGAAAAGCTGCAAAAAACCGGGCAGACTGACGGCTATAAAGTTAAAGTTGAAACGCAAGGTGCGTCAGGCACTGAAGATAACTTAACCGCTGATGAGATTAAAGCTGCTGATTTTGTTGTTTTGGCCATTGATGTAGCCATTGATGGCATGGAGCGGTTTGTCGGCAAGCGCGTTGTCTTTTCAACGACGGCGGAGGCGATTAAGGATCCGCAAAAGCTGGTTGATGAAGGTAAGCATGCCGATGTTTATACTGGTGAAAAACAGCACACTGCTGAAAATGAAGCCGATGCTGAATCCGAGGACACGGCCCATGAGCAGAGTCCCGTAATTAAACAGTTATTAAACGGGGTTTCCCACATGATTCCGTTTGTCGTAATTGGCGGGTTATTCATTGCCTTGTCCATCGCATTGGGTGGTCATGCGACCGCTAAAGGGATGGTGGTTGCCCCGAATACAATTTGGTCAACGATGAATCAAATCGGCAACATTGGCTTTAGCTTGATGATTCCGATTCTGGCAGGCTTTATTGCGTATGCGATTGCCGGACGTGCGGCCTTGGCTCCAGCGATGGTTGGCGCGATGGTCTCTAACACCCCAGCCATTTTAGGCACCAAAGCAGGAACCGGTTTTCTAGGCGCTATTCTGGTTGGTTATGCTGCTGGTTATTTAACCAAGTGGATGAACTCCTGGCCGATTCCTAAGAGTCTGCGGGCCGTGATGCCGATTTTCGTCATTCCACTGCTTGGTACCGCGATTATCAGTGCGGCCTTTGTCTATCTGCTAGGCAGTCCGATTTCCTGGTTGATGACCGCGCTGCAAAACCTGTTGACGTTCTTGTCCAAGAGTCCGTCCACGAGTGTCGTTTTAGGGCTTGTTTTAGGCGCCATGGTTTCGATTGATATGGGTGGTCCGATCAACAAGGTTGCCTTCCTTTTCGGGGTCGCGTCCATTACTGCAGGCACGCCTGAGATTATGGGTGCCGTTGCTTGTGCCATTGCCGTACCGCCGCTGTCATCCGGGATTGCGACATTGTTCAAGTCAGAATTGACTAGCGACGAAGAAAAGACAGCTGGCGTATCGGCCATTTTGATGGGACTGATTGGTATTACCGAAGGCGCGATTCCGTTAGCAACTGCGCATCCTAAGCAAGTCTTCCCGGGCATTATTATCGGTTCCGGGGTGGCTAGTGCTGTGGGGATGGTCTTCCACATTACCGATGCTGTTCCGCATGGTGGCCCGATTGTCGGCGTACTGGGTGCGACGAACAACTTAGGCTTATTCTTCTTGTCAATTTTAATTGGGGTCATTGTCTCGACCGCTATTATCGTATTCCTCAAGCAGCGCGCCGTTGCCCATCAAAAGAGCATGGCATCTGCTGAATAA
- the manA gene encoding mannose-6-phosphate isomerase, class I has protein sequence MTEPLFLKPYFNPKIWGGRKLKTEYGFDIPDGKIGEAWIISGHPHGPATIENGPLKGKTLREAWHEDPAYFGPQHSQKFPLLVKILDAEASLSVQVHPDDAYAAAHEAKGELGKTECWYILQADPGSYLIYGHHAKTREQLKDMIEAGDWEHLLRKYPVKTGDFVYVPSGTIHALNKGIVALETQQSSDTTYRLYDYDRTDDQGHKRELHIKQSLDVTTVPFQDPKLDITKQQVPGGQITTFVKPPLSPHFAVYRLDIDGTMPFTQQAPYTNVTVLEGEGTFTADGQDYPIKTGDSFLIPNQIKAWQFTGKLAIVTSTPGVDA, from the coding sequence TTGACAGAACCATTATTTTTGAAACCATACTTCAATCCCAAAATTTGGGGCGGACGTAAACTTAAAACAGAATACGGGTTTGATATTCCGGACGGTAAAATCGGTGAAGCCTGGATCATCTCAGGGCATCCGCATGGACCGGCAACGATTGAAAATGGGCCGCTCAAAGGCAAGACGTTGCGTGAAGCCTGGCACGAAGACCCGGCTTATTTCGGGCCGCAACATAGTCAGAAATTTCCGCTTTTGGTGAAAATTCTGGATGCCGAAGCGAGCCTAAGTGTGCAGGTACACCCAGACGACGCATACGCCGCTGCCCATGAGGCCAAGGGCGAGCTGGGTAAAACCGAATGCTGGTATATTTTGCAAGCTGATCCGGGATCTTACTTGATCTACGGTCATCATGCCAAGACGCGCGAGCAACTGAAGGACATGATCGAGGCCGGCGACTGGGAACATTTATTGCGCAAATATCCGGTGAAAACCGGTGACTTTGTTTATGTGCCAAGCGGGACGATCCATGCGCTCAACAAAGGAATTGTCGCTTTGGAAACCCAACAGAGTTCGGATACGACATATCGGCTGTATGATTACGACCGAACCGACGATCAAGGCCATAAACGCGAGCTGCATATCAAGCAAAGCCTTGACGTGACCACCGTACCGTTCCAGGATCCGAAGCTGGACATTACCAAGCAGCAAGTACCAGGCGGCCAGATCACGACCTTTGTCAAGCCACCGTTGTCGCCACATTTTGCCGTTTATCGTTTGGATATTGACGGCACGATGCCGTTTACCCAGCAAGCACCTTATACCAATGTCACCGTTCTCGAAGGCGAAGGCACCTTCACGGCAGACGGTCAGGATTATCCGATTAAAACCGGTGACAGCTTCCTGATTCCTAACCAAATCAAGGCATGGCAGTTCACTGGAAAGCTGGCTATTGTCACATCGACACCGGGTGTGGATGCTTAA
- a CDS encoding GntR family transcriptional regulator: protein MEKVPLTKQLVDQLETFIKEKLQPNDKLPSERDLSELYHVSRNTVRSALNELFLRGFIYRSTGKGTFVAERFDERTDVSGSYSFTKQMLAMNRQPVTKIQRLEKIAVPANIAKRMRIDPGTPVYVLDRLRIADKLPMMIERSYLPALTVPDLEKDALERSPLYDWLEEHYGIHIASVDEAFFAGLVSPEDAKLLRVAPASACLNIRRTTFADTGEIVEYTLSVARADQFVYHVHHVNH from the coding sequence ATGGAAAAGGTTCCGTTGACTAAACAGCTGGTAGATCAGCTGGAGACATTTATCAAAGAAAAACTTCAGCCCAATGACAAGTTGCCGTCCGAGCGGGATCTTAGCGAACTGTACCATGTCAGCCGAAACACGGTTCGGTCAGCGTTGAACGAATTGTTCCTGCGCGGCTTCATTTATCGCAGTACCGGTAAAGGGACGTTTGTAGCGGAACGATTTGACGAACGAACCGATGTCAGCGGCTCGTACAGTTTTACCAAACAGATGCTAGCCATGAATCGCCAACCCGTGACGAAGATTCAGCGGCTGGAAAAAATCGCGGTACCGGCAAATATTGCGAAGCGAATGCGCATTGATCCAGGGACGCCGGTTTATGTATTGGATCGGCTGCGGATTGCGGACAAACTACCGATGATGATCGAACGCAGTTACTTACCGGCGTTAACCGTGCCGGATCTTGAAAAAGACGCCTTGGAAAGGTCACCGTTGTATGACTGGCTGGAAGAGCACTACGGCATCCATATTGCGTCGGTTGACGAAGCGTTCTTCGCCGGCTTGGTTTCACCGGAAGACGCCAAGCTGCTCCGGGTCGCGCCGGCATCGGCATGCTTGAACATTCGGCGGACGACTTTTGCAGACACTGGCGAGATCGTCGAGTATACCTTGAGCGTGGCGCGGGCTGATCAATTTGTTTATCACGTTCATCATGTTAATCACTAG
- a CDS encoding SIS domain-containing protein — protein MFEKTTEELTKLGAQITTAEIKQQPELWQEAFDNYTRDKEKITAFLKQVTDAANGKQIRVIFTGAGSSQYVGDTVTPYLRAHGDRSKFVFESIGSTDIVSAPYDFLEADTPTILVSFARSGNSPESLKTVELAEQVVHNLYQISITCAPEGQLAKKSASEDKTLLLLQPAGSNDKGFAMTGSFSCMTLSALLVFDTASDADKQQWVKAIAAMGQEVVDRESEVQNVINRDFERIVYLGSGSLGGLTRETRLKVLELTAGQYATMFDTSMGFRHGPKSFVNDKTLLFDFVSNNAYTRQYDIDVLEEVKGDKIAPSVMAVGTKQDQNFSGDGFYFENGLKDLPEGYQALPDVMFAQTLALLASIKVGNLPDTPSPTGTVNRVVKGVILHDYSGQE, from the coding sequence TTGTTTGAAAAGACAACTGAAGAATTAACCAAATTAGGCGCACAGATTACGACCGCTGAGATCAAACAGCAGCCGGAACTGTGGCAAGAAGCGTTTGACAATTACACCCGTGACAAAGAAAAGATTACTGCTTTCTTGAAACAAGTAACGGATGCCGCTAACGGTAAGCAGATTCGGGTTATTTTCACCGGTGCCGGGAGCTCCCAGTATGTTGGCGACACGGTGACCCCGTACTTGCGGGCACATGGCGATCGCAGCAAGTTTGTCTTTGAATCAATCGGTTCGACCGACATCGTATCAGCACCTTACGATTTTCTAGAAGCCGACACACCAACGATTCTGGTTTCCTTTGCTCGTAGCGGGAACTCGCCAGAAAGCTTGAAGACGGTTGAACTAGCGGAACAAGTGGTGCATAACCTCTATCAAATCAGCATTACCTGTGCGCCTGAAGGTCAGTTGGCTAAGAAATCCGCCAGTGAAGACAAGACGTTGCTGCTGTTGCAACCGGCTGGCTCTAACGACAAAGGATTTGCGATGACCGGCAGCTTCTCCTGCATGACATTGAGCGCATTACTGGTATTTGATACCGCTAGTGACGCTGACAAACAACAGTGGGTCAAGGCGATCGCTGCGATGGGCCAAGAAGTCGTTGACCGCGAATCTGAAGTTCAAAACGTCATCAATCGCGATTTTGAACGTATCGTTTATCTGGGCTCCGGCAGTCTCGGTGGTTTAACCCGTGAAACGCGCCTGAAGGTTTTGGAACTGACGGCTGGCCAATACGCCACGATGTTTGACACGTCAATGGGCTTCCGTCATGGTCCTAAGAGCTTTGTGAATGACAAGACCTTGCTGTTCGATTTCGTCAGCAACAATGCCTATACCCGGCAATATGACATTGATGTTCTTGAAGAAGTCAAAGGAGACAAGATTGCCCCATCCGTTATGGCAGTTGGCACCAAGCAAGACCAGAACTTCTCAGGCGACGGTTTCTATTTTGAAAATGGCCTAAAAGATCTTCCTGAAGGTTATCAGGCTTTGCCGGACGTGATGTTTGCCCAGACATTGGCACTTTTGGCTTCCATCAAGGTTGGCAACTTACCTGACACCCCATCACCGACCGGAACCGTTAATCGGGTGGTCAAAGGGGTTATCCTCCACGACTATTCAGGTCAGGAATAA
- the nagA gene encoding N-acetylglucosamine-6-phosphate deacetylase: protein MSYYIHAAKFFLKHATEIGGYLEITDDGEFGEYLPENAKPDGDIVEQPGKLIAPGLVDTHIHGLLGHDVMDNDWDGIETMSQNLVKAGVTSWLPTTLTGSFDQLNDVCKTIAAHAGEETGAKIQGIYFEGPYFTTKHKGAQNPKYFKNPSEKEYDAWQTSANGLLKKIAIAPERDGAAAFTRYATADGTVVALGHSDATFEQAKACVDAGATVFTHTFNGMSPLNHREPGMVGAAMYLQGVDDELICDGHHVRPEVATTLIRLKGAEHIALITDCMRAGMMPDGDYVLGEFPVYVKDGMARLKDGDSLAGSVLELKDALTNLLTWNAATPEAIIRMATQTPAASCNIDGQCGSILPGRAADYLVLDADLTLQATYLDGKMVYQAEA, encoded by the coding sequence ATGAGTTATTACATTCACGCCGCAAAGTTTTTCCTTAAACATGCGACTGAAATTGGCGGGTATCTGGAAATTACCGATGACGGAGAATTCGGCGAGTATCTGCCGGAAAATGCCAAGCCGGATGGCGACATCGTGGAACAACCCGGTAAGCTGATCGCGCCGGGCTTGGTTGACACCCATATTCACGGCCTTTTGGGTCATGATGTGATGGACAACGATTGGGACGGCATTGAGACAATGAGCCAGAACTTGGTAAAAGCCGGCGTCACCAGTTGGCTGCCGACCACTTTGACCGGTTCGTTTGATCAGCTGAACGATGTCTGCAAAACCATCGCCGCACATGCTGGAGAAGAAACCGGCGCCAAGATCCAAGGCATCTATTTTGAAGGCCCGTACTTCACCACCAAACACAAGGGTGCGCAGAATCCTAAGTATTTTAAGAACCCAAGTGAAAAAGAATACGATGCTTGGCAAACGTCGGCAAATGGCCTCTTGAAAAAGATTGCCATTGCACCGGAACGTGACGGTGCCGCTGCCTTTACGCGGTATGCGACTGCTGACGGCACTGTGGTCGCACTTGGCCACAGCGATGCCACGTTTGAACAGGCAAAGGCATGCGTTGATGCTGGTGCGACCGTCTTCACCCACACGTTCAATGGCATGAGTCCGTTGAATCATCGGGAACCCGGCATGGTCGGTGCCGCGATGTACCTGCAAGGCGTTGACGACGAGTTGATCTGCGACGGCCACCATGTACGGCCTGAAGTTGCCACCACGTTAATTCGGCTAAAAGGTGCGGAACATATCGCGCTGATCACCGATTGTATGCGGGCCGGCATGATGCCGGATGGCGATTATGTTTTGGGCGAATTCCCGGTTTATGTCAAAGACGGCATGGCGCGGTTGAAAGATGGCGATAGTTTAGCCGGTTCCGTGTTGGAATTAAAAGATGCGTTGACAAATTTGCTGACATGGAATGCGGCGACACCGGAAGCGATCATTCGGATGGCGACCCAAACGCCGGCTGCTTCATGCAACATTGACGGTCAGTGCGGCAGCATTTTACCGGGTCGCGCGGCTGATTATCTGGTGCTGGATGCCGATTTGACGCTTCAGGCAACGTATTTAGACGGCAAAATGGTTTATCAAGCCGAAGCATGA
- a CDS encoding glycoside hydrolase family 35 protein: protein MTTFSIEHDFMLDGKPFKILSGAIHYFRVHPDDWYHSLYNLKALGFNTVETYVPWNLHEYREGEFDFSGILDIEHFLDVAEDLGLYAIVRPSPYICAEWEFGGFPAWLLTKSMRLRTDDPNYLQAIDRYYAALMPHLVNHQVTHGGNVLMMQVENEYGSYGEDHDYLAALAKLMKKHGVDVPLFTSDGPWPATLNAGSMINDGILATGNFGSAADKNFDRLAAFHQAHGQDWPLMCMEFWDGWFNRWGEPIIRRDPDETAEDLRAVIERGSVNLYMFHGGTNFGFMNGTSARKDHDLPQVTSYDYDAPLNEQGNPTPKYFAIQKMLHEVLPDIQQAEPLVKPTLAPAEHPLTAKVSLFAVLDQLAKPVAAAYPQTQEFLGQYTGYTLYRAQPLISGTDKGTPAKLRVIDARDRIQAYLDQHWLATQYQEAIGDDILLPQVEGHHQLDLLVENMSRVNYGAKIEAITQFKGIRTGVMVDLHFIKGYQQYPLDLNQAPELDFSKDWQPETPAFYKYTFDLTEPHDTYLDCRGFGKGVMLVNGVNVGRFWEKGPTLSLYVPAGLLHAGQNEVIVFETEGRYAESLKMADHPIFEEPNNEEE from the coding sequence ATGACGACTTTTTCGATCGAGCATGATTTTATGTTGGATGGCAAGCCGTTCAAGATCTTATCTGGCGCAATTCATTACTTCCGGGTTCATCCAGACGATTGGTATCACAGTTTGTATAACCTGAAAGCACTGGGCTTCAACACGGTTGAAACGTATGTGCCATGGAACTTGCATGAGTATCGCGAAGGCGAGTTTGATTTCAGCGGCATTCTCGATATTGAACATTTTCTGGATGTGGCTGAAGATCTTGGCCTGTACGCGATTGTTCGTCCGTCACCGTATATTTGTGCCGAATGGGAATTCGGTGGTTTTCCGGCGTGGCTGTTGACCAAGTCCATGCGGTTGCGTACCGATGATCCAAATTATCTGCAAGCGATTGATCGTTATTATGCAGCGTTAATGCCGCATCTGGTTAATCATCAAGTCACCCATGGCGGCAACGTCCTGATGATGCAGGTGGAAAATGAGTATGGCTCATACGGTGAAGACCACGATTACCTAGCGGCGCTTGCCAAATTGATGAAGAAACACGGTGTCGATGTGCCGCTGTTCACCTCAGACGGACCGTGGCCAGCAACGTTAAATGCCGGCAGTATGATCAACGATGGTATTCTGGCAACCGGCAACTTTGGTTCGGCAGCCGATAAGAACTTTGATCGGTTGGCAGCATTTCATCAGGCGCATGGTCAGGATTGGCCACTCATGTGTATGGAATTTTGGGATGGCTGGTTTAACCGCTGGGGCGAACCGATCATTCGCCGCGATCCTGACGAAACGGCCGAGGATCTGCGAGCGGTCATTGAGCGCGGCAGTGTCAATCTCTACATGTTTCATGGTGGCACCAATTTCGGGTTCATGAACGGTACCTCTGCACGTAAGGATCACGACTTGCCTCAGGTGACCTCCTACGATTATGACGCCCCGCTCAATGAACAAGGCAATCCTACCCCGAAGTATTTTGCCATTCAAAAAATGCTTCATGAAGTCTTACCGGACATTCAGCAAGCCGAGCCGCTGGTTAAACCGACACTGGCACCGGCTGAACATCCGCTGACGGCCAAGGTTTCGTTGTTTGCGGTGCTTGATCAACTTGCTAAGCCGGTCGCAGCTGCTTATCCGCAAACCCAAGAGTTTTTGGGCCAGTACACGGGTTATACCTTGTATCGGGCGCAGCCGTTGATTAGCGGCACTGACAAAGGAACGCCAGCTAAATTAAGGGTGATTGATGCCCGCGATCGGATTCAAGCTTATTTGGATCAGCACTGGTTGGCGACCCAATATCAGGAAGCCATAGGCGATGATATTTTGTTGCCACAGGTTGAAGGCCATCACCAGCTGGATTTGCTGGTCGAAAACATGAGTCGGGTTAACTACGGTGCCAAAATCGAGGCCATTACCCAGTTCAAAGGCATTCGGACCGGTGTCATGGTTGACCTGCATTTTATCAAAGGTTATCAGCAGTACCCGCTAGACTTGAATCAGGCGCCAGAACTGGATTTTTCAAAAGATTGGCAGCCTGAAACGCCAGCGTTTTACAAATACACGTTTGATCTGACAGAGCCGCATGATACTTATCTGGATTGTCGCGGATTCGGTAAAGGAGTGATGCTGGTTAATGGTGTCAATGTCGGCAGGTTCTGGGAGAAAGGGCCCACGTTGTCACTGTATGTGCCAGCGGGACTCCTGCATGCCGGACAAAATGAGGTCATCGTGTTTGAAACCGAAGGCCGCTATGCCGAAAGCTTGAAAATGGCTGACCACCCGATATTTGAAGAACCAAATAATGAGGAGGAGTAG
- a CDS encoding PTS system mannose/fructose/N-acetylgalactosamine-transporter subunit IIB produces the protein MAIIAARIDGRLVHGQVANLWTTKLGATRIIVVDEAASKSDIDKSGLRMATPETVRLSVLDVKTAANHILNHKYDSQRVFIVAKRPETFLALVEAGVPIKELNVGNMSQTDQTRSITKSINVVDDDVETFKKLDAAGVHLIAQMVPGDPAADFMTLLKKG, from the coding sequence ATGGCTATTATTGCAGCACGTATTGATGGTCGCCTGGTCCATGGCCAGGTTGCCAACCTTTGGACCACCAAACTGGGTGCGACCCGAATTATCGTTGTCGATGAGGCAGCTTCCAAGAGTGACATCGATAAGAGTGGGTTGCGGATGGCAACCCCGGAGACGGTTCGCTTGTCAGTTCTGGATGTTAAGACCGCGGCTAATCACATTTTGAACCACAAATATGATTCCCAGCGGGTTTTCATTGTCGCAAAGCGGCCGGAAACATTTTTGGCCTTAGTCGAAGCTGGCGTGCCGATTAAAGAATTGAACGTCGGCAATATGTCTCAGACGGATCAGACTCGGTCCATTACCAAGTCAATCAATGTGGTTGATGATGACGTTGAGACCTTCAAGAAGCTGGATGCCGCTGGTGTTCACTTGATTGCACAAATGGTTCCGGGGGATCCCGCAGCAGATTTCATGACGCTGCTCAAAAAAGGATAG
- a CDS encoding PTS mannose/fructose/sorbose/N-acetylgalactosamine transporter subunit IIC, giving the protein MIAWWQIALLTLYAGYQILDELQIYSAMSSPVFAGLVSGLVMGDMKAGLMIGASVQLMVLGVGTFGGASKIDANSGTILATAFSVSSGMKPAAAVAAIAVPVASIMIQTDILARFANTFFAHRIDKMVDEYNYKGIERYFLAGALPWALSRMIPVGLALSFGGGFVTNVAHVLNTSWKWLGDGLTTAGAVLPAVGFAILLHYLPVKKHFAYLFLGFTFTMLFTTLFGSVQMLGTAMTEVTKKFTANFNGLSMLAMAFIAFAFAAIAYQQSTALHDSTGGGNGESGSAPKKNTNEEGEITDDEL; this is encoded by the coding sequence ATGATTGCATGGTGGCAAATAGCACTTTTAACATTATATGCAGGTTATCAAATCCTTGATGAACTGCAAATTTATTCAGCCATGAGTTCACCGGTTTTTGCCGGATTAGTATCAGGTTTAGTCATGGGCGATATGAAAGCCGGTTTGATGATCGGTGCGTCCGTTCAGTTGATGGTTTTAGGGGTCGGCACATTCGGTGGTGCATCTAAAATTGATGCCAACTCCGGGACGATTCTGGCAACGGCTTTCTCCGTTAGTTCAGGGATGAAGCCGGCTGCAGCGGTTGCTGCGATTGCGGTTCCGGTTGCAAGTATCATGATTCAGACCGATATCTTAGCACGTTTTGCCAACACCTTCTTTGCACATCGGATTGATAAGATGGTTGACGAATATAACTACAAAGGTATCGAACGTTACTTCCTTGCCGGTGCACTTCCATGGGCACTGTCACGGATGATTCCGGTTGGTTTGGCGCTTTCCTTTGGTGGCGGCTTTGTTACCAACGTGGCACATGTCTTGAATACAAGTTGGAAATGGTTAGGCGACGGACTCACGACTGCCGGGGCGGTTCTGCCGGCTGTCGGGTTTGCGATCCTGCTCCACTACTTGCCAGTTAAGAAGCATTTTGCTTATCTATTCCTTGGGTTTACCTTCACGATGCTTTTCACAACGCTATTTGGCAGTGTTCAGATGCTGGGTACGGCGATGACTGAAGTTACCAAGAAATTCACGGCAAACTTCAATGGCCTGTCCATGTTAGCGATGGCGTTCATTGCCTTTGCCTTTGCTGCGATTGCTTACCAGCAGTCAACAGCACTGCACGATAGCACTGGCGGCGGTAACGGTGAAAGCGGTTCTGCACCGAAGAAGAATACCAATGAAGAGGGGGAAATCACCGATGATGAACTCTAA
- a CDS encoding PTS system mannose/fructose/sorbose family transporter subunit IID, with product MMNSNKPTYKLTDKDFRQINRRSLFGFQLGWNYERMQASGYLYTILPQLRKIYGDGTPELKKMMKTHTQFFNTSNFFNTIITGIDLSIEEKEGIAGEETVVGMKTGLMGSFASIGDSIFAALIPAIFGAIAANMAQEGNPVGVFIWIAAQVAIMVFRWKQLRIAYNEGVSLVTTMSHRLAALTNAATIMGVFMVGALVATMINVKFAFAPKIGNVPLDFQKYSDMIIPKLLPALIVGAIYWLLGRKHMTSTRAIFIVLFVSIALSALGVIAKG from the coding sequence ATGATGAACTCTAATAAACCCACTTACAAATTAACGGATAAAGATTTCCGGCAGATTAATCGGCGTAGCTTGTTCGGCTTCCAGTTGGGTTGGAACTACGAACGAATGCAGGCATCAGGTTATTTGTACACGATCCTGCCACAACTGCGGAAGATTTATGGTGATGGCACACCTGAACTGAAGAAAATGATGAAGACGCACACGCAGTTCTTCAACACGTCTAACTTCTTCAACACCATCATCACCGGGATTGACTTGTCAATCGAAGAAAAAGAAGGTATCGCCGGCGAAGAAACCGTCGTTGGTATGAAAACCGGGTTAATGGGTTCCTTCGCTTCCATTGGGGATTCAATCTTCGCTGCTTTAATTCCTGCCATTTTTGGGGCCATTGCGGCTAACATGGCGCAGGAAGGTAACCCAGTTGGGGTGTTCATCTGGATCGCCGCCCAAGTTGCCATCATGGTCTTCCGGTGGAAACAGTTACGGATTGCGTATAACGAAGGGGTTTCCTTAGTTACCACCATGTCGCATCGTCTGGCTGCTTTGACCAATGCCGCAACGATCATGGGGGTCTTCATGGTTGGCGCGTTGGTTGCAACCATGATTAACGTTAAATTCGCCTTTGCACCAAAGATTGGTAATGTACCATTGGATTTCCAGAAGTATTCAGATATGATTATTCCTAAGCTACTACCAGCCTTGATCGTGGGTGCCATTTACTGGCTGCTTGGCCGTAAGCACATGACCTCAACCCGGGCAATCTTTATCGTATTGTTCGTATCCATTGCACTGTCCGCCTTGGGTGTCATTGCAAAAGGCTAA
- a CDS encoding PTS sugar transporter subunit IIA yields MSKLVLISHGQLCEELKKSAEMIMGPQDDIATVALLPNEGPEDFQAKFKAAIEGADDVTVLADLKGGTPNNVAARVLAEGGNFDLYAGMNLPMVISYLNAQMLDMKPDLLGDGKAGVVYINDIVKH; encoded by the coding sequence ATGAGCAAATTAGTTTTAATCAGTCATGGTCAATTATGCGAGGAACTCAAAAAGAGTGCCGAAATGATCATGGGACCACAAGATGATATCGCGACAGTTGCGTTACTGCCGAACGAAGGGCCTGAAGATTTTCAAGCCAAGTTCAAGGCCGCAATCGAAGGCGCCGATGATGTTACTGTGCTAGCCGATCTCAAAGGCGGCACCCCCAACAACGTCGCTGCCCGGGTGTTGGCAGAAGGCGGCAACTTCGACCTTTATGCCGGCATGAACCTACCAATGGTCATCAGCTACTTGAATGCCCAGATGCTGGACATGAAGCCTGATCTGCTAGGCGACGGTAAAGCTGGCGTGGTTTATATCAACGATATCGTGAAACACTAG